A genomic window from Pantoea alhagi includes:
- a CDS encoding isochorismatase family protein: MSARIVIVVDMQNGVFNTPRFDRAGRVACINQLIDAAEHTIFIQHLDTDMQPGTEAWQILPELHQPPGSLYINKQACDSFWNTELDQLLQRLDASSFVICGCATDYCVDTTIKVGSSKGYAIRVAADAHTTSSRRWATAEQLIEQHNEVWANLILPGNGVQVISTAEIVQAWRTAA; the protein is encoded by the coding sequence ATGTCCGCACGTATAGTGATTGTGGTTGATATGCAAAACGGCGTTTTTAATACGCCGCGTTTCGATCGGGCAGGGCGCGTCGCCTGTATTAATCAACTGATTGACGCCGCTGAACACACCATTTTTATTCAACATCTGGATACGGATATGCAGCCAGGAACCGAAGCCTGGCAAATCTTACCGGAGCTGCATCAGCCGCCGGGCTCGCTCTACATTAATAAACAGGCGTGCGACAGCTTCTGGAACACCGAACTCGATCAGCTGTTACAACGACTGGATGCCTCCTCCTTTGTTATCTGCGGCTGCGCTACCGACTATTGTGTGGATACCACCATTAAAGTCGGCAGCAGCAAGGGATACGCCATCCGCGTGGCAGCCGACGCGCATACCACTTCCAGCCGCCGCTGGGCCACAGCAGAGCAACTGATTGAGCAGCATAACGAAGTCTGGGCCAATCTTATCCTGCCGGGCAATGGCGTGCAGGTGATCAGCACCGCTGAGATCGTACAGGCGTGGCGTACCGCCGCCTGA
- a CDS encoding SOS response-associated peptidase family protein, translated as MCGRFTQIQSREAWLSALEGQAERNIAWDEQPIGRYNVAPGSHVLLLNHRDDALHLDPVFWGYAPPWWHKAPLINARVETAAESKMFRPLWQHGRAVVMADGWYEWKREGEKKQPYYIYHRQRQPLFFAAIGHAPYARPQEKEGFVIITAASDRGMVDLHDRRPLVLEAQAVSEWLHPDTSAQRAGELAGQAALDAQQFSWHPVSRAVGNPHHQQPELVDPIEDPLC; from the coding sequence ATGTGCGGACGTTTTACTCAAATTCAATCACGCGAAGCCTGGCTGTCAGCGCTTGAAGGCCAGGCAGAACGCAATATCGCCTGGGATGAGCAGCCGATCGGGCGCTACAACGTTGCGCCCGGCAGTCATGTGCTGCTGCTGAATCACCGTGACGATGCGCTGCATCTCGATCCGGTATTTTGGGGCTATGCGCCGCCCTGGTGGCATAAGGCGCCGTTGATCAACGCTCGCGTAGAAACGGCGGCAGAAAGCAAAATGTTTCGTCCGCTATGGCAGCACGGGCGCGCCGTGGTGATGGCGGATGGCTGGTATGAATGGAAACGTGAGGGCGAAAAGAAACAGCCTTACTACATCTATCATCGCCAGCGCCAGCCGCTGTTTTTCGCGGCGATAGGTCATGCGCCCTATGCACGTCCGCAGGAAAAAGAAGGGTTTGTGATTATCACCGCAGCCAGCGATCGCGGCATGGTTGATCTGCACGACAGGCGTCCGTTGGTGCTGGAAGCGCAGGCGGTAAGCGAATGGCTGCATCCTGATACCTCCGCCCAGCGCGCTGGCGAGCTGGCCGGGCAGGCAGCGCTGGATGCGCAGCAGTTTAGCTGGCATCCCGTCAGCCGGGCAGTAGGCAATCCGCATCATCAACAGCCGGAACTGGTAGATCCCATAGAGGACCCGCTCTGTTAA
- the otsA gene encoding alpha,alpha-trehalose-phosphate synthase translates to MSRLVVVSNRIAVPDGSKASAGGLAVGILDALKTTGGLWFGWNGEISAIGEEDSEEIDIVKQEGITYASFPLNQNDYDLYYCQFSNTVIWPAFHYRLDLVQFQREAWDGYSHVNELLAERLLPLIEPDDILWIHDYHLLPFAAELRKRGVNNRIGFFLHIPFPTPEIFNALPPHKELLEMLSDYDLLGFQTENDRQAFLECMAMLTQVQHQGPKLHRAFGNTFATEVYPIGIEPDSIKEMAEGPLPPKMAAMKRELGDAKNIIACERLDYSKGLPERFLAYEALLENYPQHRGKIRYSQIAPTSRGDVQAYQDIRHQLETEAGRINGKYGTLGWTPLYYLNQHFDRRLLMKIFRLTDVALITPLRDGMNLVAKEYVAAQDPEDPGVLVLSRFAGAANELTSALIVNPYDRDEVAAALDKALTMSRTERISRYNDMMTILRKNDISAWRENFLQDLRAITPRSEDGKTDNKVATFQRLA, encoded by the coding sequence ATGAGTCGCTTAGTAGTCGTATCTAACCGTATCGCTGTACCAGATGGATCAAAAGCCAGCGCTGGCGGTTTGGCGGTCGGTATCCTGGATGCACTGAAAACGACCGGTGGATTATGGTTCGGCTGGAATGGAGAGATCAGCGCCATTGGTGAAGAAGATAGTGAAGAGATCGACATTGTTAAACAGGAAGGCATTACCTACGCCTCTTTCCCGTTGAATCAAAACGATTACGATCTCTACTATTGCCAGTTCTCCAATACCGTTATTTGGCCTGCTTTCCATTACCGTCTCGATTTAGTGCAGTTCCAGCGTGAAGCGTGGGACGGCTATAGTCATGTGAATGAGCTGCTGGCAGAACGTTTGCTGCCGCTGATCGAACCAGACGATATTCTGTGGATTCATGATTACCATCTGCTGCCGTTTGCTGCCGAGCTGCGTAAGCGCGGGGTAAATAACCGGATTGGTTTCTTCCTGCATATTCCTTTCCCAACGCCAGAAATCTTCAACGCGCTGCCGCCGCATAAAGAGCTGCTGGAAATGCTGAGCGATTACGATCTGCTGGGCTTCCAGACAGAAAACGATCGCCAGGCTTTCCTGGAGTGCATGGCGATGCTGACCCAGGTTCAGCATCAAGGGCCGAAACTGCATCGTGCCTTTGGCAATACTTTTGCTACCGAGGTCTATCCAATCGGCATCGAGCCGGACAGCATCAAAGAGATGGCAGAGGGTCCGCTGCCGCCGAAGATGGCGGCAATGAAACGTGAACTGGGCGATGCGAAGAACATTATCGCCTGTGAGCGCCTGGACTACTCCAAAGGCCTGCCGGAACGTTTTCTGGCTTACGAAGCGCTGCTGGAGAACTATCCGCAGCATCGCGGCAAAATTCGCTATTCACAGATCGCGCCCACTTCACGCGGCGATGTGCAGGCGTATCAGGACATTCGTCACCAGCTGGAGACGGAAGCAGGGCGCATCAACGGTAAATACGGCACCCTGGGCTGGACGCCGCTCTACTATCTGAACCAGCATTTCGATCGCCGTCTGCTGATGAAAATTTTCCGCCTGACCGACGTTGCGCTGATTACGCCGCTGCGTGACGGCATGAACCTGGTGGCTAAAGAGTACGTTGCCGCACAGGACCCGGAAGATCCGGGTGTACTGGTGTTGTCGCGCTTTGCAGGTGCGGCAAACGAGCTGACCTCGGCGCTGATCGTTAACCCCTACGATCGCGATGAAGTGGCGGCGGCGCTGGATAAGGCATTAACCATGTCACGTACCGAGCGTATTTCTCGCTATAACGACATGATGACTATCTTGCGCAAAAACGATATTAGCGCATGGCGTGAAAACTTCCTGCAGGATTTGCGCGCGATTACGCCGCGCTCTGAAGATGGTAAGACGGACAACAAGGTCGCAACCTTTCAACGTCTTGCCTGA
- the flhD gene encoding flagellar transcriptional regulator FlhD, with translation MGTSELLKHIYDINLSYLLLAQRLINQEKASAMFRLGIDESMADTLSQLTLPEMVKLAETNQLVCQFRFNDHNLINRLTQESRVDDLQQIHTGILLSSRLLRDAAKDEAPKKRAV, from the coding sequence ATGGGTACATCCGAATTATTAAAACATATTTACGATATCAACTTGTCATATTTGCTGCTTGCTCAACGTTTAATTAACCAGGAAAAAGCCTCTGCAATGTTCCGTTTGGGTATCGATGAGTCAATGGCTGATACTTTGTCGCAGTTAACGCTGCCGGAAATGGTTAAATTAGCGGAAACTAACCAGTTAGTATGTCAGTTTCGGTTTAACGACCACAATCTTATTAACCGCCTGACGCAGGAATCGCGTGTGGATGATTTGCAGCAAATCCACACAGGTATTCTATTATCCAGCCGCTTATTACGCGATGCTGCAAAAGATGAAGCGCCGAAAAAGAGGGCGGTATAA
- the flhC gene encoding flagellar transcriptional regulator FlhC: protein MSEKSIVQEARDIQLAMELITLGARLQMLESETQLSRGRLIKLYKELRGSPPPKGMLPFSTDWFMTWEQNIHASMFCNAWKFLLKSKLTSGVDAVIKAYRLYLEQCPQSDDGPLLGLTRAWTLVRFVESGMLELSDCKCCGGSFINHAHQPTGSFACSLCQPPSRAVKRRKLSVEAADNNSQLLDEQVKHAV from the coding sequence ATGAGCGAAAAAAGTATTGTACAGGAAGCGCGTGATATTCAACTGGCGATGGAATTAATTACGCTGGGTGCGCGCCTGCAAATGTTGGAAAGTGAAACGCAGCTTAGCCGTGGCCGTTTAATCAAATTATATAAAGAGCTACGTGGCAGTCCGCCGCCAAAAGGCATGCTGCCGTTTTCTACCGACTGGTTTATGACCTGGGAACAGAATATTCATGCATCGATGTTCTGTAACGCCTGGAAGTTTCTGCTGAAAAGCAAACTCACCAGCGGCGTGGATGCGGTTATTAAAGCGTATCGTCTGTATCTTGAGCAGTGTCCGCAGTCGGATGATGGCCCGCTGCTGGGGTTGACCCGCGCCTGGACTCTGGTGCGCTTTGTTGAGAGTGGCATGCTCGAACTGTCCGACTGCAAATGCTGCGGTGGAAGCTTTATCAACCATGCGCATCAGCCAACAGGCAGCTTTGCCTGTAGCCTGTGCCAGCCGCCGTCACGTGCGGTAAAAAGACGTAAACTTTCGGTAGAGGCTGCCGATAACAATTCACAACTGCTGGATGAACAGGTTAAACACGCCGTTTAA
- the motA gene encoding flagellar motor stator protein MotA, with protein MLVILGYILVVGSVLGGYMMVGGHLGALYQPSELVIIGGSGIGAFIVGNNGKAIKATLKALPMLFRGSKYNKAVYMDLMALLYRLMAKSRQQGMMSLERDIENPKESEIFANYPRILSDNRLVDFITDYMRLMISGNMNAFEIEALMDEEIETYEHECDVPAQSIGAMGDSLPAFGIVAAVMGVVHTLASADRPAAELGELIAHAMVGTFLGILLAYGFISPLASVLRQKCAENTKMMQCIKVTLLSSLNGYAPQIAVEFGRKTLYSTERPSFTELEEHVRNAKSAGKQNSGQDA; from the coding sequence GTGCTGGTTATCTTGGGTTATATCCTCGTTGTTGGCTCGGTGTTAGGCGGCTATATGATGGTCGGCGGTCACCTGGGCGCGCTTTATCAACCTTCCGAACTGGTGATTATCGGCGGGTCCGGTATTGGCGCTTTTATTGTCGGCAATAACGGCAAAGCGATTAAGGCAACGTTAAAAGCGTTACCGATGCTGTTCCGCGGCTCTAAATATAATAAAGCCGTGTATATGGACCTGATGGCGCTGTTATATCGTCTGATGGCCAAATCACGTCAGCAGGGCATGATGTCGCTGGAACGCGATATTGAAAATCCCAAAGAAAGTGAAATTTTCGCTAATTACCCGCGCATCCTGTCCGATAACAGGTTAGTGGACTTTATTACCGACTATATGCGGTTGATGATCAGCGGCAACATGAACGCGTTTGAAATTGAAGCGCTAATGGATGAAGAGATCGAAACCTACGAGCATGAATGCGATGTGCCAGCACAAAGTATCGGCGCGATGGGCGATTCGCTTCCGGCTTTCGGTATCGTGGCGGCGGTGATGGGCGTGGTGCACACGCTGGCTTCGGCGGACCGTCCGGCGGCAGAGCTGGGCGAGCTGATTGCTCATGCGATGGTCGGTACGTTCCTCGGTATCCTGCTGGCCTACGGCTTTATTTCGCCGCTGGCATCAGTGCTGCGTCAGAAATGTGCGGAAAACACCAAGATGATGCAGTGCATCAAGGTGACGTTGCTTTCCAGCCTGAACGGCTATGCGCCGCAGATTGCCGTTGAGTTTGGTCGTAAAACGCTTTACTCCACCGAGCGTCCGTCGTTCACCGAACTGGAAGAGCACGTACGCAACGCGAAATCAGCCGGTAAACAGAATTCGGGCCAGGACGCATGA
- the motB gene encoding flagellar motor protein MotB yields the protein MNNHNHPIVVVKKRKHKKHEGGHGSWKIAYADFMTAMMAFFMVMWLISVANPKQLTQIAEYFQTPLKVALSGGQRSSDSESPIPGGGDDPSRKEGEVQKHIDLDAEKRKLDEIRLNRLRERLDQLIASDPRLKALRPHLIINLVDEGLRIQIIDSQNRPMFKTGSAQVEPYMRDILQAIAPILNDLPNKISLAGHTDDFQYATGDRGYSNWELSADRANASRRELVAGGLDGSKMLRVVGMSDTMRLKNRGGNEAINRRISLLVLNRDTQAQIEKENAESDVVELSDPQSIKQITAPAQPSAAVINPDLQPSQAAPVSQEKPVTDLPPAPASTPQPDRDSQQR from the coding sequence ATGAACAACCACAATCACCCCATCGTAGTGGTAAAAAAGCGCAAGCATAAAAAACATGAGGGTGGTCACGGTTCATGGAAAATCGCCTACGCCGATTTTATGACTGCGATGATGGCGTTTTTCATGGTGATGTGGCTGATCTCGGTTGCAAACCCCAAGCAGCTGACGCAGATCGCAGAATATTTTCAGACGCCGCTGAAAGTGGCGTTGTCTGGCGGTCAGCGCAGTAGCGACAGTGAAAGCCCGATCCCCGGCGGCGGCGACGATCCAAGCAGAAAGGAAGGGGAAGTACAGAAACATATCGATCTAGACGCGGAAAAACGCAAGCTGGATGAGATCCGTCTTAACCGCCTGCGCGAACGCCTCGACCAGCTGATCGCGTCCGATCCGCGCCTGAAAGCGCTGCGACCGCACTTGATTATTAATCTGGTTGATGAAGGATTACGCATCCAGATTATCGATAGCCAGAACCGGCCAATGTTTAAAACCGGCAGCGCGCAGGTTGAGCCTTATATGCGCGATATTTTGCAGGCAATTGCGCCGATTTTAAACGATTTGCCAAACAAGATCAGTCTTGCAGGCCATACCGATGATTTTCAGTACGCCACGGGCGATCGCGGCTACAGCAACTGGGAACTGTCGGCCGATCGCGCTAACGCCTCACGTCGTGAGCTGGTGGCGGGTGGCCTGGATGGTAGCAAAATGCTGCGTGTGGTGGGCATGTCCGACACCATGCGGCTGAAAAACCGCGGCGGCAATGAGGCGATAAATCGTCGCATCAGCCTGCTGGTGCTAAATCGCGACACTCAGGCGCAAATCGAAAAAGAGAATGCCGAAAGTGACGTTGTAGAGCTAAGCGATCCACAGAGTATTAAACAAATAACCGCGCCGGCTCAGCCGTCTGCTGCGGTCATAAACCCAGATCTTCAACCTTCACAGGCCGCGCCGGTCAGTCAGGAGAAGCCGGTAACCGATTTACCGCCAGCTCCTGCCAGCACGCCGCAGCCTGATCGCGACTCACAGCAGAGGTGA
- the cheA gene encoding chemotaxis protein CheA, translating into MDISDFYQTFFDEADELLADMEQHLLGLDPQEPDSEQLNAIFRAAHSIKGGAGTFGFVVLQETTHILENILDGARRGEMQLSTDIINLFLETKDIMQEQLDAYKAGQEPDAESFKYICEALRQLALEAKGETIAPAKTAEAEPVTAAPAAASGLRLKLSDLKPNEVALLLEELSNLGTVSNVQKGETSLEATLDTTIDKDDLVAVLCFVIEESQISFLDAASAPAPVVAEPEPAAPTTMAEAEIAATPATVTELVPAAKRETKKAAPAKTSESSSIRVAVEKVDQLINLVGELVITQSMLAQRSGALDPVAHGDLLNSMGQLERNARDLQESVMSIRMMPMEYVFSRFPRLVRDLASKLGKEVELTLLGSSTELDKSLIERIIDPLTHLVRNSLDHGIESPEKRVANGKTAVGNLTLSAEHQGGNICIEVIDDGAGLNRERILAKALSSGLPVSDAMSDEEVGMLIFAPGFSTAEQVTDVSGRGVGMDVVKRNIQEMGGHVEIASKQGKGTTIRILLPLTLAILDGMSVRVADEVFILPLNAVMESLQPSAEDLKPLAGGECVLEVRGEYLPLVELWNVFDVQGAKTEATQGIVVILQSAGKRYALLVDQLIGQHQVVVKNLESNYRKVPGISAATILGDGSVALIVDVSALQSLNREKRVAGAA; encoded by the coding sequence ATGGATATCAGCGATTTTTATCAGACGTTCTTCGATGAAGCTGACGAGCTATTGGCGGACATGGAGCAACACCTGCTGGGGTTAGACCCGCAGGAGCCTGATTCGGAACAGCTTAACGCCATTTTCCGTGCAGCCCATTCGATCAAAGGGGGGGCCGGCACCTTTGGCTTCGTGGTTTTGCAGGAAACCACGCATATCCTGGAAAATATTCTGGACGGTGCGCGCCGGGGCGAAATGCAGCTCAGCACTGACATCATCAACCTGTTTTTGGAAACCAAAGATATTATGCAGGAACAGCTCGATGCCTATAAGGCGGGTCAGGAGCCTGACGCCGAAAGCTTTAAATACATTTGCGAAGCTCTGCGCCAGCTGGCGCTGGAAGCAAAAGGCGAAACGATCGCACCAGCGAAAACCGCTGAAGCCGAACCGGTTACCGCCGCGCCTGCTGCTGCATCTGGTCTGCGCCTGAAGCTGAGCGATCTCAAGCCGAACGAAGTGGCCCTGCTGCTGGAGGAGCTGAGCAACCTCGGCACCGTTAGCAATGTGCAGAAGGGGGAAACCAGCCTGGAAGCCACGCTCGACACCACCATCGATAAAGATGATTTGGTGGCGGTGCTCTGTTTTGTCATTGAAGAATCTCAGATCAGTTTCCTGGATGCAGCCTCTGCGCCTGCGCCTGTGGTAGCGGAACCGGAACCGGCTGCGCCGACCACTATGGCCGAAGCGGAGATTGCTGCGACGCCAGCCACGGTCACCGAACTGGTGCCAGCGGCAAAACGTGAAACCAAAAAGGCCGCGCCGGCGAAAACCAGCGAATCGAGCAGTATTCGCGTGGCGGTTGAGAAGGTTGACCAGCTGATTAACCTGGTTGGCGAACTGGTGATTACCCAGTCGATGCTGGCGCAGCGTTCTGGTGCGCTTGACCCGGTTGCACACGGCGATCTGCTGAACAGTATGGGCCAGCTGGAGCGTAACGCGCGCGATCTGCAGGAATCGGTGATGTCGATCCGTATGATGCCGATGGAATATGTCTTCAGCCGCTTCCCGCGTCTGGTGCGCGATCTGGCCAGCAAGCTGGGCAAAGAAGTTGAACTGACGCTGCTGGGCAGCTCAACGGAACTGGATAAGAGCCTGATCGAACGCATTATCGATCCGTTAACGCACCTGGTGCGTAACAGCCTTGACCACGGGATTGAATCGCCCGAGAAGCGTGTTGCCAACGGTAAAACCGCAGTGGGCAATCTCACCCTGTCAGCGGAACATCAGGGCGGCAATATCTGCATTGAAGTGATTGATGACGGTGCCGGTCTGAACCGTGAGCGTATTCTGGCGAAGGCGCTCTCATCTGGCCTGCCGGTCAGCGATGCGATGAGCGATGAAGAAGTTGGCATGCTGATCTTCGCCCCTGGCTTCTCTACCGCCGAGCAGGTTACCGACGTATCAGGCCGGGGCGTCGGAATGGATGTGGTGAAACGAAACATCCAGGAGATGGGCGGCCACGTTGAGATCGCTTCGAAGCAGGGCAAAGGCACCACTATCCGTATTCTGCTGCCGCTGACGCTGGCGATCCTTGACGGCATGTCAGTACGCGTCGCGGATGAAGTATTTATCCTGCCGCTGAATGCGGTGATGGAATCACTTCAGCCAAGCGCAGAAGATCTGAAGCCGCTGGCGGGTGGCGAGTGCGTACTTGAAGTACGTGGTGAATATCTGCCGCTGGTAGAGCTGTGGAACGTTTTTGATGTGCAGGGCGCGAAAACCGAGGCGACTCAGGGCATCGTGGTGATATTGCAAAGCGCGGGCAAACGCTACGCCTTGCTGGTTGACCAGTTGATTGGCCAGCATCAGGTTGTGGTTAAAAACCTTGAGAGCAACTATCGCAAAGTACCGGGCATCTCCGCCGCCACCATCCTTGGCGATGGCAGCGTTGCGCTGATCGTTGATGTCTCTGCACTGCAATCATTAAACCGCGAAAAGCGCGTGGCCGGCGCCGCGTAA
- the cheW gene encoding chemotaxis protein CheW, with amino-acid sequence MTGMANVTKLAGETVGQEFLVFTLGDEEYGIDILKVQEIRGYDQVTRIANTPAFIKGVTNLRGVIVPIIDLRVKFAQPGVQYNDNTVVIVLNLEHRVVGIVVDGVSDVLSLTTDQIRPSPEFAVTMSTEYLTGLGALGERMLILVDIEKLLSSEEMALMDTLRSA; translated from the coding sequence ATGACTGGAATGGCAAATGTAACGAAACTGGCCGGTGAAACCGTCGGACAAGAGTTTCTGGTTTTTACGCTCGGTGACGAAGAATACGGCATCGATATTCTGAAAGTGCAGGAGATCCGTGGTTACGATCAGGTGACCCGTATCGCCAATACCCCCGCGTTTATCAAAGGGGTAACTAATCTGCGCGGCGTGATTGTACCCATCATCGATCTGCGCGTGAAGTTCGCGCAGCCGGGCGTTCAATACAACGATAACACCGTGGTTATTGTGCTTAATCTGGAGCATCGCGTGGTGGGCATCGTAGTGGATGGCGTTTCTGATGTGCTGTCGCTGACGACCGATCAGATTCGTCCTTCGCCGGAATTTGCGGTGACCATGTCTACCGAATACCTGACAGGGCTTGGTGCGCTGGGTGAGCGGATGCTTATTTTGGTAGATATTGAGAAGCTGTTAAGCAGTGAAGAAATGGCATTAATGGATACTTTGCGTAGCGCATAA